The Lutzomyia longipalpis isolate SR_M1_2022 chromosome 2, ASM2433408v1 DNA window AGTGATAACGCTTCTTATGTATTTTGATAAAGGTGTAATATGATAAACATAATATGTATATGTGATAACAAACAATGATAAATAAGTACGTGAccaattcttaattttattatcttgagattttctaaatttagttttttattaagtaaaaaaatagttacgttactaaaaaataaaaaaaaagaataatactATTTTCAGGAACATCAAAAATCCAATCATTGCCAATCATTCCAATCACGGGTACATCCTCAAAGTCCTTAACGCATTGGATTCTCACAAAGCAGGATTTGTTGATGCACAAATCAAATTAATGCTCTTTTTGGGCCAACAAAATATCTCCTGTCCTAAACCTATTATGAAtgtttatggaaaatatttttccactgaACTTCTTGGAACAACGAAACACATTATAAGACTCCTTGAATACATCCCAGGCAAAATCTTGAAGGAGATTACACCAACGAATAACCTTATTTATCAAGCGGGATTATTTGTTGCTAAATTCGATCGAGCTATTAAGCATTTTACTCATGATGCATACAAGACTCATAAGTCTCTATGGATGTTGGATTGTGTACCAAAACTCGAAGAATTTTCCTATGCTCTTAAGGACATATCGAAGCAAGAGATAGTCGAGGAAGTAATTGCTGAATTTAAAACTAAAGTTATGAATCACTATGATAAATTTGATAAAGGTGTGATTCATGGTGACTTCAATGAGCATAACTTTCTTGTAAACAAGTGCACATCAACAGACCAAAAGGAATATGTTATAAGTGGAATTCTTGATTTTGGAGACACCTGTTATtctctttatatttttgaactAGCCATTGCAATGGCCTACATGATGCTTCAAACGGGACAACTTGAGACTGGTGGATACTTTCTCGCTGGATATGAATCTATAAGACTCGTCCCTCAACACGAATTTGATGTTTTAAGGGTaaggttaaaaataaatttaattaaattataaattatcaGCTAGTATTCTAATCACATAAGTCACATGATTTTTATACGTACCTAATTTACCTATTTGTAGGTTTGCGTGGCGGCTCGTTTATGCCAAAGCTTGGTTTTGGGAATTTACACCCACACACTTGATCCTGAAAATGAATACCTTCTgtcttctcaaaaaaatggCTGGGAGCTACTACAGATGTTGTGGTCCGAAGAAGGGAAACAAGCACCAACATTATGGCGTGAAACTGCTGATGCATACCTCAAGCAAAGttacaaataataaaacaacTCAAAAATATTAAGGAAATACAGATTATCTATTATTTGTAAGCTTTACATTGTATAGAAAGGTACAATAAAGTCATAAGAATAATTTAGGATCAAACCATTTTCACAATAATCTCACACCTGTTGGCTTGCACCTTTATAGATGATTCCACTATAGTATCATTGAAATATACACATCACTTTTTGATGAATAAAGGATTAAATAAAGGATTTAAataaaggatttcgtgtctatacagctatgcatttccacaccgttggtccgatcgcgatgaaatttggtacagaggctcctgataccaggcgatttttaccaacgacattcattttccccccagagccccccttcgtagcgcccccatataatttttatgcttttttgactacttttgaatttggcgccatttTTGCTACTATTTGCTCAAGGGAAAATGAGATGGCTGCATTttaccgctatccgtctccctcacactttcagttttcacagttttctcgcgttttccgtcgaattttccggggaaattgtgtttttagTGACCAGGAaaacacttttgaatttttggcataaaaaatttcaaaagtcacgaaaatccatttccgggaaaaaagtGTGCCAACCGTCAAAGTTTTCAAATTTGTAACCCAACCGTCATaatttccgcgggccccaaattccgcacggaggagctccccgaggctcctggagcacccgtaagtgccccaggagcccaaaaaatgcgGTTCGCCcccaaatttttattgaactcCCCCGGGGCCCCCGGAGCATTTCCCGCGTAGGCTCAAGTtgcaaaaatgagtttttctcggaaaaataaataataaaaagtgaaaattccgATAGTCCTATTTCCCAATCGATAGTTTTCGATAGCCGATAAATATCGATGGTTTTTGCATCTCTAGGTCCCCATAAAGAGTGTCCATGGACAATCCATTGGATTGTCCTTTGCCATGTCCATAGAAATGTCTACAGTAATAGGACAACTCTTTGCGGGGGTACAAAATGGTGTGTGTGTtgttttatctaaaattttggctattttttcaaataagtCGTGCGTTTAGTGCAAAAACTGATACAAATCAGCACACAAACATCCGCTGCGATGAGCTGTGTAATGAGGAGGCTCTAAAGTTGTTTTCCACggtaattaattaacaaaaagcatgagaaaaaaatattttcactctGGCATTTTCTGGTGGTGTGAGTGCGCTAAAGTTGTGTGCGTGACGTTTGTTTGTagttgtgcggaaaaattttaaaaaattaaatttccatggaaaaactcatttttggggcGCCAAAAGTTGGCGGGTGGCTCAGGGGGGCCCAAAGTatgttcagtaaaaatttggtggCGCAACTCCccggatttttttggggaatttgcacgactttttctggcgcggattttgagagttttgaacCAGGGGTACCaaacgacgcggcgtcgcttcctggtcacaaaaaacgcactttcgctgggaaattcggcggaaaacgcgagaaaactgcgaaaaactgaatgtgggagggagacagtatcagtgacgTGCACTGTCTCGTTTTCTCttatacaaaatgtaccaaaaaatagtagtggtggcttttggaactaaatttttaccgcgccaatttcaaaaagtagtcaaaaaagcatgaattttatatgggggcgctacgaagaggggctctgggggggggggggaaatgaatgtcgttggtaaaaaccgcctggtatcagtagtctctgtaccaaatttcatcacgatcggaccaacggtgtagaaatgtatagctgtacaggaacgaaatcctttctttattatataaaaaattaattaatgtacGAGAGTAATCGATATTTGGGGTCCTTCACGGCtaaacttttaactttttcaatgttctttttttttttttttttttaattaacagaATCTCAAATCGGACTGCCAGCGAGGATGTCgttattttaatattgaattCTTATCGAGTGCTGGGAATCTCAATAAAGTGACCGACCTAAATACTACAAATGATCTCTGCAAATCATGTGAGAATGAGAAGCTGGAAAATTCTGTCTTAATCTGTAAAGCTAATAACTATTCTTGATATCTTTTAGCCTGCACTGATGCCTATTATGAGAAGGTAAAGCGGGAAGCTTGCCAGGTGGGCTGTGGAAAGATGTTTGAGTTACAGTCCAAATCTCCGTACATTCATGGGTGGCTGGTGTACATGGGTGCCTCAACAGACCGCGATCATAGTGGTGGGGTAATGTATATGCAGCCGGATTTATACACTCCACCATCAGACGATGATTGGATTGTCTTCGATACTGCCTTCCGTCCGCAAGACTATGACAGCTTACATCCGTACAAATTAACCCAAACTCACATTCAAACAATGCCCATCTATCCTGTCCGGAAGCATATCTCTACACAATTCTGCATCCCAACGTGGATGTGGATGATCCCCATAATGTTGGTGTTTGCGATTGTATGGATTCAATATGGTAACGCTATTCGTAATGTTTTCATTTACGAGGATGTAGAAGAAGATGATGATGACACAGAAGAGGAAGGATCAACaacgaagaaaattgaagaggaCTTTATCGTAGCTCTGGattcatatttttatccaaCACCATCTATTCCACCACCACCCAAATACTCAGAAAAGGAAGAGGCAATTCTCATGAGTAGTGATGATGAGGAAAATCTTTTGCGAATCAGTTCAGATAATCGCAATCGAAACACACCCAAAGCCTAAATTAAAaacacatataaaattattgcCACAAGTTTTCGATTCACCCCTAAGTTTTTCCCCTGTCGCATagaaattgtgatatttttttctcgaaattcattcttttttttataagttgtGTTTCTGAATACAGCATCTATATTGATATAAGCctatgaaattttgatttcaatTAACCACCGCAGTCTCATTTTTCAATCTATCTTTGTGAATTACCTCAACATTTTGTATCTGGCCGGTAGGCCTCGTGTTCTGTATTAAAAAGTATATAGcaattttagtaaataatgcttaattaaacattttcaaattccaTAAAGTTGAATTATATCCGTGAAAAGATTTTACAAGAGAAACAAAGAGTAACAAAAGTGTTTAACATTTTCGAGTACATAAATCTATGCAATACGGAAACgaataaacttttcatattggaattcatttaactttttatttacttcTAGATTTTTAAATGTGCTCAATAGAAACACAGCTATTTTGAATGGATGCTTATACTGTTGCATTTATAAACTTTATTTCAATTGGTACATGAAAAACCAccactaaaattaattttcagtgtCATATCTTAGAAAGTAAGGCGTTAATTTatagatattaaaaaatacgATAATATTGAGTCTTTACGTTCTTAAAATGTTGAGACACGaatcaaatagaattttaatgattaagTATAATCACTTTAATCACATTTAACCGTGCATAAatagaatgt harbors:
- the LOC129789400 gene encoding hydroxylysine kinase; translation: MEMQEISSPNKSVGAAVGDESEILQPGTKIKPNITVKEVEKLAERLYGITALEISEIISYDDRNFFISEDRNIKNPIIANHSNHGYILKVLNALDSHKAGFVDAQIKLMLFLGQQNISCPKPIMNVYGKYFSTELLGTTKHIIRLLEYIPGKILKEITPTNNLIYQAGLFVAKFDRAIKHFTHDAYKTHKSLWMLDCVPKLEEFSYALKDISKQEIVEEVIAEFKTKVMNHYDKFDKGVIHGDFNEHNFLVNKCTSTDQKEYVISGILDFGDTCYSLYIFELAIAMAYMMLQTGQLETGGYFLAGYESIRLVPQHEFDVLRVCVAARLCQSLVLGIYTHTLDPENEYLLSSQKNGWELLQMLWSEEGKQAPTLWRETADAYLKQSYK
- the LOC129789433 gene encoding uncharacterized protein LOC129789433, with the protein product MVCVLFYLKFWLFFQISRAFSAKTDTNQHTNIRCDELCNEEALKLFSTNLKSDCQRGCRYFNIEFLSSAGNLNKVTDLNTTNDLCKSSCTDAYYEKVKREACQVGCGKMFELQSKSPYIHGWLVYMGASTDRDHSGGVMYMQPDLYTPPSDDDWIVFDTAFRPQDYDSLHPYKLTQTHIQTMPIYPVRKHISTQFCIPTWMWMIPIMLVFAIVWIQYGNAIRNVFIYEDVEEDDDDTEEEGSTTKKIEEDFIVALDSYFYPTPSIPPPPKYSEKEEAILMSSDDEENLLRISSDNRNRNTPKA